In a genomic window of Pokkaliibacter sp. MBI-7:
- a CDS encoding thermonuclease family protein codes for MLSLRRTLLCATALLVSFSVHSAPREYGTVRVSEVTSIYDADTFTVNIQNWPGIVGERVPVRVYGIDAPEIRGQCPREKNLAQQAKQVTVAALRGARVIELRHLQRDKYFRILADVYIDNVKLADLLIKKRLAYPYFGETKQKWC; via the coding sequence ATGTTGTCGCTCCGTCGTACCTTGTTATGCGCTACTGCATTACTTGTTTCGTTTTCTGTTCACTCTGCTCCCCGGGAATATGGCACGGTGCGAGTCAGTGAGGTCACCTCCATCTATGATGCTGATACCTTCACGGTGAATATTCAGAACTGGCCCGGGATTGTCGGTGAGCGGGTGCCGGTCAGGGTATACGGCATCGATGCACCGGAGATCAGGGGCCAGTGCCCGCGTGAAAAGAATCTGGCGCAGCAGGCCAAACAGGTGACCGTGGCCGCTCTGCGTGGCGCGCGGGTGATCGAGCTGCGTCATCTGCAGCGTGACAAGTACTTCCGCATACTTGCAGATGTTTATATCGACAACGTCAAGCTGGCCGACCTGCTGATCAAAAAGCGTCTTGCCTATCCCTATTTTGGTGAAACCAAGCAGAAGTGGTGTTAA
- a CDS encoding LysR family transcriptional regulator: MNIKQLEVFTAIMSLGSTKAAAESLGQSQSAISRMLAQLEADLGLELFIRSKGRLLAKPEAEELLISAVDIMERVNGMARHAEEIRLGRFRNQLVKVAVPYTLALNYMPRLIERLMAENPGIVFEVLTGSYVSIESKVENREADLGFTRVYENPHFEFDKIDQCEAVCVMPKGHPLSELKVIAANDLAAVPMVLLGRQSSARKDIDFYFHRQGVKPKVKIEVHSVGVACQFVAKGLGVSIVNSILLDSLEDNGLDWRPLVEPPLYSYGLIYKAGRPRSKMVERVAHTMKADLQARSHKA; this comes from the coding sequence ATGAATATCAAACAGTTGGAAGTATTTACTGCGATCATGTCGCTTGGCTCGACCAAGGCCGCAGCGGAGAGCCTGGGTCAGTCGCAGTCGGCCATCAGCCGTATGCTGGCGCAACTGGAGGCAGATCTTGGTCTGGAGCTGTTCATCCGCAGCAAAGGCCGCCTGCTGGCGAAACCGGAAGCGGAAGAACTGCTGATTTCCGCCGTCGACATCATGGAGCGCGTCAACGGTATGGCCAGACATGCCGAAGAGATACGGCTGGGGCGATTTCGTAATCAACTGGTCAAAGTGGCCGTGCCTTACACCCTTGCACTCAACTATATGCCTAGGCTGATCGAGCGGCTGATGGCAGAAAACCCCGGTATTGTGTTTGAGGTGCTCACGGGGAGCTATGTCAGCATTGAAAGCAAGGTGGAGAACCGTGAGGCTGATCTCGGGTTTACGCGCGTCTATGAAAATCCGCATTTTGAATTCGACAAGATCGATCAGTGCGAAGCCGTTTGTGTCATGCCCAAGGGCCATCCGCTGAGCGAACTCAAGGTGATTGCTGCTAACGATCTGGCGGCGGTGCCCATGGTGCTGCTGGGCAGGCAAAGCAGTGCCCGCAAGGATATTGATTTTTACTTTCACCGTCAGGGCGTCAAGCCCAAGGTCAAGATTGAAGTGCACTCCGTCGGCGTCGCCTGCCAGTTTGTGGCGAAAGGGCTGGGCGTCTCCATCGTCAATAGCATATTGCTGGACAGTCTGGAGGATAACGGTCTCGACTGGCGCCCGCTGGTGGAGCCTCCACTGTATTCCTACGGTCTGATTTATAAGGCAGGGCGGCCAAGGTCGAAAATGGTTGAGCGTGTAGCGCACACCATGAAAGCTGACTTGCAGGCTCGTTCACACAAGGCGTGA